Proteins co-encoded in one Oceanispirochaeta sp. M1 genomic window:
- a CDS encoding right-handed parallel beta-helix repeat-containing protein — MKIINVNNYGISPESENNTEKIILILNQIRADASSEKCKIIFPSGIFHFDFNESHSFSLPISNHSEAPRRSVFYLEDMHDLTLQGEKTTLLFTGNLIPFSIINCSGIQIKGFEIDFTDPFCLQGTVIKSSAFSYTLSMDETLPISSASRGFTLMSSEGEIGGSESIEWDGDKKRRVFQAKAPWIMAGKSSHLQNGSFRVFSPGHPAVGNKVITRIGDRTQPGVLIHQSENISLKEIEIRHCKAMGVLGQMSENIDLYSVSIAPGENSVRFYSARDDAFHFSNCRGFINMNKCRAIGQMDDGLNVHGTYLKGEKLTASTLRLTYGHKQSKGFNPFRKGDLICLRDRETLKENGKTLCLYVEQINEKTIEILLQSALSIPRYNIVENLSTAPDLRVDNCVFKNNRARGVLVTSPGKVRIRNSYFAPTGAAILIAADSLSWFESGGVRDVLIENNTMEHCNTESYQYCKAVISIYPELVKPDKSQSFHRNIRIKGNHIKTYDAPILYGRYTDGITFEDNTLEKTNEYRAWHKNKKAFYFENCKNINIRNNDLDKNLISCEIREK; from the coding sequence ATGAAGATAATCAATGTAAATAATTATGGGATCAGTCCTGAATCAGAAAATAATACAGAAAAAATAATTCTGATTCTCAATCAAATCAGAGCTGATGCTTCATCTGAAAAATGCAAAATCATATTTCCCAGTGGAATCTTTCATTTTGACTTTAATGAAAGCCATTCATTTTCTCTTCCCATATCCAACCATTCAGAAGCCCCGAGAAGATCGGTATTCTATCTGGAAGATATGCATGACCTGACATTACAGGGAGAGAAAACAACCCTTCTCTTCACGGGAAACCTGATCCCCTTCTCCATAATAAATTGCAGTGGAATCCAGATAAAAGGCTTTGAGATTGATTTTACAGATCCATTTTGCCTACAGGGAACCGTCATTAAATCATCTGCTTTTTCATACACCCTCTCAATGGATGAAACATTGCCTATTTCGTCTGCATCTAGAGGCTTTACTCTAATGAGTAGTGAGGGGGAAATTGGAGGATCAGAAAGCATTGAGTGGGATGGTGATAAAAAGAGACGGGTTTTCCAGGCCAAAGCCCCCTGGATTATGGCAGGAAAGTCCAGCCATCTTCAAAACGGCTCCTTCAGAGTATTTTCTCCAGGACATCCCGCCGTAGGAAATAAAGTTATTACCAGAATCGGTGACAGAACACAACCGGGAGTACTCATCCATCAGTCAGAAAATATCTCACTCAAAGAAATAGAGATACGACACTGCAAAGCAATGGGTGTACTGGGACAGATGTCAGAAAACATTGATCTCTATTCAGTTTCTATAGCCCCTGGAGAAAACTCCGTCAGATTCTATTCGGCCCGGGATGATGCCTTCCATTTTTCGAACTGCCGCGGATTTATCAACATGAACAAATGTAGAGCTATTGGACAGATGGATGACGGGCTTAATGTTCATGGGACCTATTTAAAGGGAGAAAAACTTACAGCTTCCACCCTCAGATTGACATACGGGCATAAGCAAAGCAAGGGATTCAATCCTTTTAGAAAAGGAGACCTCATTTGCTTGCGGGACAGGGAAACATTGAAAGAAAATGGAAAAACACTTTGCCTATATGTGGAACAGATAAATGAGAAGACTATCGAAATACTCCTCCAGTCAGCTTTATCAATTCCCCGGTACAATATTGTTGAAAATCTGAGTACAGCTCCAGATTTAAGGGTGGATAATTGTGTATTTAAGAATAACCGTGCCCGGGGGGTTCTTGTAACAAGCCCGGGCAAAGTAAGAATAAGGAATAGCTATTTTGCCCCCACAGGAGCCGCTATTCTGATCGCAGCTGATTCGCTCTCGTGGTTTGAATCAGGGGGAGTCAGAGATGTGCTTATTGAAAACAATACAATGGAGCACTGTAATACTGAGTCATACCAATATTGCAAAGCTGTAATATCCATTTACCCGGAATTAGTGAAACCAGATAAGTCTCAATCTTTTCACAGAAATATTCGTATAAAAGGCAATCATATAAAAACTTATGATGCTCCGATTCTCTATGGACGTTATACCGACGGCATAACTTTTGAAGACAATACACTTGAAAAAACAAATGAATATAGAGCCTGGCATAAGAATAAGAAGGCCTTCTATTTTGAAAATTGTAAAAATATAAACATTCGAAATAATGATCTGGATAAGAACCTGATCAGCTGTGAAATAAGGGAGAAATAA